In Streptomyces sp. NBC_00091, the following proteins share a genomic window:
- a CDS encoding DUF3533 domain-containing protein: protein MTQPTKSSFLAEIKDAVTTRAALLVMGVLALQLAFITSYIGAFHHPEPSEIPLAVAAPAEPLAARTAKRLDALPGRPLDADPVKDEATALERIANRDADGALIIDPAGTTDRLLVASGAGAALSQALEQIVGLAEQAQGRTLRIVDVAPADQGDSRGLSSFYLVVGWCVGGYLCAAILAISAGARPANIHRAVIRLGALLLYSIAAGLLGSVIAGPVLGALPGSIAALWGLGTLVVFAVGAVTLAFQGLAGVVGIGLAILLVVVFGNPSAGGAYPYPLLPPFWRAIGPALPPGAGTYAARSIAYFKGNAAAGPMLVLAAWAVAGSAVTLACAVLRRGRPGAAVGSGLPDDAPSVPRFAGEAADPR from the coding sequence ATGACCCAGCCCACCAAGAGCAGCTTCCTGGCCGAGATCAAGGACGCCGTGACCACCCGGGCGGCCCTGCTGGTCATGGGGGTGCTGGCCCTCCAGCTGGCCTTCATCACCTCGTACATCGGGGCCTTCCACCACCCGGAGCCCAGCGAGATCCCCCTCGCGGTGGCCGCCCCCGCCGAGCCGCTCGCCGCGCGGACCGCGAAGCGGCTCGACGCCCTGCCGGGCAGGCCGCTCGACGCCGACCCGGTCAAGGACGAGGCGACGGCGCTCGAGCGGATCGCGAACCGGGACGCGGACGGGGCGCTGATCATCGACCCGGCCGGCACCACCGACCGGCTGCTGGTCGCGAGCGGAGCCGGGGCCGCGCTCTCCCAGGCCCTGGAGCAGATCGTCGGCCTGGCCGAGCAGGCCCAGGGCCGTACCCTGCGGATCGTCGACGTGGCCCCCGCCGACCAGGGCGACAGCCGCGGCCTGAGCTCCTTCTACCTGGTCGTCGGCTGGTGCGTGGGCGGCTACCTGTGCGCCGCGATCCTCGCGATCAGCGCCGGTGCCCGGCCCGCCAACATCCACCGCGCGGTCATCCGGCTCGGCGCGCTGCTCCTGTACTCGATCGCCGCCGGGCTGCTCGGCTCTGTCATCGCGGGCCCGGTGCTGGGCGCGCTGCCCGGCTCGATCGCGGCCCTGTGGGGGCTCGGCACCCTGGTCGTCTTCGCCGTCGGCGCGGTCACCCTGGCCTTCCAGGGGCTGGCGGGCGTGGTCGGCATCGGCCTGGCGATCCTGCTGGTCGTGGTGTTCGGCAATCCGAGCGCGGGCGGCGCCTACCCGTATCCGCTGCTGCCGCCGTTCTGGCGGGCCATCGGCCCGGCCCTGCCGCCGGGCGCCGGTACGTACGCCGCGCGCTCGATCGCGTACTTCAAGGGCAACGCCGCGGCCGGGCCCATGCTGGTGCTGGCCGCGTGGGCGGTCGCCGGTTCCGCGGTCACGCTGGCCTGCGCGGTCCTGCGCCGGGGCCGGCCGGGAGCCGCGGTGGGCAGCGGCCTGCCCGACGACGCCCCGTCCGTACCCCGCTTCGCGGGCGAGGCCGCGGACCCCCGCTGA